The following proteins come from a genomic window of Gossypium raimondii isolate GPD5lz chromosome 5, ASM2569854v1, whole genome shotgun sequence:
- the LOC105771052 gene encoding uncharacterized protein LOC105771052 isoform X1, protein MDNRSLHLTLFSFLFLLFFCLATSTTVTTTSSHVTLNPLQGVFCSVIDCGQGTCQASNNSLLGFDCLCKPGWKKIQIGPFTFPSCLVPNCTVDFDCGKGSPPPPSLPPPPNQTNTCDLVWCGDGECVSNGTGYICQCHQGSENLFNSSGLACFKPCYFRADCQGLGLNFPSGNPPPPPPSPSSNSPTSYGNGLKGVSSCSGTLSALTVIMVIAACQTWF, encoded by the exons ATGGACAACCGGAGTCTCCATCtcactcttttttctttcctttttcttctctttttttgtttggcTACCTCAACAACTGTAACCACCACTTCTTCACATGTAACATTAAATCCATTACAAG GTGTTTTCTGCTCGGTTATAGATTGTGGGCAAGGAACATGTCAAGCTTCCAACAACTCACTGCTTGGATTTGACTGCCTTTGCAAACCTGGTTGGAAAAAGATTCAGATCGGTCCTTTCACCTTCCCCTCTTGTCTTGTTCCTAACT GCACAGTCGATTTTGATTGCGGCAAAGGATCTCCACCGCCACCTTCTCTTCCACCACCACCAAATCAGACTAACA CTTGTGATCTTGTTTGGTGCGGTGATGGGGAATGTGTGAGTAATGGAACTGGATATATCTGCCAATGCCATCAAGGCTCTGAGAATTTGTTTAATTCTTCTGGGCTAGCCTGTTTTAAACCAT GTTACTTTCGAGCTGACTGCCAGGGCCTTGGCTTGAATTTTCCCTCTGGGAATCCGCCGCCGCCACCACCATCACCATCGTCTAATAGTCCAACCTCATATGGCAATG GATTGAAGGGTGTGTCAAGCTGCTCAGGAACTCTTTCTGCACTGACGGTGATAATGGTAATAGCAGCCTGCCAAACATGGTTTTAG
- the LOC105771052 gene encoding uncharacterized protein LOC105771052 isoform X2 → MDNRSLHLTLFSFLFLLFFCLATSTTVTTTSSHVTLNPLQGVFCSVIDCGQGTCQASNNSLLGFDCLCKPGWKKIQIGPFTFPSCLVPNSCDLVWCGDGECVSNGTGYICQCHQGSENLFNSSGLACFKPCYFRADCQGLGLNFPSGNPPPPPPSPSSNSPTSYGNGLKGVSSCSGTLSALTVIMVIAACQTWF, encoded by the exons ATGGACAACCGGAGTCTCCATCtcactcttttttctttcctttttcttctctttttttgtttggcTACCTCAACAACTGTAACCACCACTTCTTCACATGTAACATTAAATCCATTACAAG GTGTTTTCTGCTCGGTTATAGATTGTGGGCAAGGAACATGTCAAGCTTCCAACAACTCACTGCTTGGATTTGACTGCCTTTGCAAACCTGGTTGGAAAAAGATTCAGATCGGTCCTTTCACCTTCCCCTCTTGTCTTGTTCCTAACT CTTGTGATCTTGTTTGGTGCGGTGATGGGGAATGTGTGAGTAATGGAACTGGATATATCTGCCAATGCCATCAAGGCTCTGAGAATTTGTTTAATTCTTCTGGGCTAGCCTGTTTTAAACCAT GTTACTTTCGAGCTGACTGCCAGGGCCTTGGCTTGAATTTTCCCTCTGGGAATCCGCCGCCGCCACCACCATCACCATCGTCTAATAGTCCAACCTCATATGGCAATG GATTGAAGGGTGTGTCAAGCTGCTCAGGAACTCTTTCTGCACTGACGGTGATAATGGTAATAGCAGCCTGCCAAACATGGTTTTAG
- the LOC105768352 gene encoding uncharacterized protein LOC105768352, which produces MSNCNMTRFRAVHCKAMVPWSMSRRWRNGCQRTLSTSTTHFSQNTSLTVHAATSIVLAVNLTPFDAPQRSDEWFALRRNKLTTSTFSTALGFWKGKRRSELWHEKVFASETQVLESSKRCAMEWGVLNEVAAIERYRSITGREVSSLGFAIHPKEKFDWLGASPDGLLGCFPGGGILEVKCPYNKGKPETALPWSTMPFYYMPQVQGQMEIMDREWVDLYCWTQNGSTIFRVHRERNYWDLIHSILREFWWGNVIPAREALSLGKEEDAKTYEPSSTHKQTGLAISKSIKLASEAKMLCREIAGHIEFYR; this is translated from the coding sequence ATGAGCAATTGCAACATGACTAGATTTCGTGCTGTTCACTGTAAAGCTATGGTTCCCTGGTCCATGAGCAGAAGGTGGAGAAATGGATGTCAAAGAACCCTTTCCACCAGCACTACACATTTCTCTCAAAACACTTCACTTACTGTCCATGCCGCAACATCGATAGTTCTGGCTGTGAACCTTACCCCATTTGATGCACCTCAACGCTCAGATGAATGGTTTGCCCTTCGTAGGAACAAGCTGACCACAAGCACCTTCAGTACTGCTTTGGGTTTTTGGAAAGGAAAGCGCCGCTCTGAACTCTGGCACGAAAAAGTTTTCGCATCGGAAACACAAGTTCTCGAATCTTCTAAAAGGTGTGCTATGGAGTGGGGTGTGCTCAATGAAGTAGCTGCTATTGAGAGGTACAGAAGTATCACAGGTCGTGAGGTTAGCTCTTTAGGATTTGCTATCCATCCAAAGGAGAAGTTTGACTGGCTTGGTGCGTCACCGGACGGTCTTCTTGGTTGCTTTCCTGGAGGTGGCATCCTGGAAGTGAAGTGTCCTTACAACAAAGGCAAACCCGAAACTGCTCTGCCATGGTCAACCATGCCATTCTATTACATGCCTCAGGTTCAGGGTCAAATGGAGATAATGGACCGAGAATGGGTTGATTTGTATTGCTGGACACAAAATGGAAGTACGATATTCCGCGTGCATAGAGAACGTAATTATTGGGATCTTATACACAGCATTCTGCGGGAATTTTGGTGGGGAAACGTAATTCCTGCTAGGGAGGCCTTATCACTGGGCAAGGAAGAGGATGCCAAGACATATGAACCTTCATCCACACACAAGCAAACAGGGCTTGCAATTTCTAAGAGCATAAAATTAGCTAGTGAAGCAAAGATGTTATGTAGGGAGATTGCAGgtcatattgaattttatagaTGA